A window of the Desulfopila inferna genome harbors these coding sequences:
- the lipB gene encoding lipoyl(octanoyl) transferase LipB, protein MKPWLPEIPVCAANMHTTVKDIGVMAYTMAHQMQLQSVERQRNGDDDTEEQILITEHPPVYTLGKNGKLTSLMKSRAEIAGKGIDIVHTERGGDITYHGPGQLVVYPILNLRRRKLSVTGFIDILEQIMINTAADFGVDATRDERNRGIWVGDNKIGSVGIRVRHGISFHGLALNVNLALEPFSWIRPCGLVGVGITSLEKERGTVSLEEVRESMRRHITILLCNQEEKRDEAIAARAADQIG, encoded by the coding sequence ATGAAACCCTGGCTGCCAGAAATCCCTGTCTGCGCGGCTAATATGCACACCACTGTCAAAGATATCGGGGTCATGGCTTATACCATGGCCCATCAGATGCAGTTGCAAAGTGTCGAGCGGCAGAGGAATGGCGATGATGATACCGAGGAGCAGATACTTATTACAGAGCATCCGCCTGTCTATACCCTCGGTAAAAACGGCAAACTCACCAGCCTGATGAAGAGCCGGGCGGAGATTGCGGGCAAGGGCATCGACATCGTGCATACCGAAAGGGGCGGGGACATCACCTACCATGGTCCCGGCCAGCTGGTGGTTTATCCAATCCTCAATCTGCGCCGGCGCAAGCTTTCGGTGACCGGCTTCATCGATATTCTCGAGCAGATAATGATTAATACGGCGGCCGACTTCGGTGTCGATGCCACCCGCGATGAGCGTAACAGAGGCATCTGGGTCGGCGATAATAAGATCGGCAGCGTCGGCATCAGGGTGCGTCACGGTATAAGCTTTCATGGCCTGGCCTTAAATGTTAATCTGGCCCTGGAGCCTTTTTCCTGGATTCGTCCCTGCGGGCTGGTCGGGGTCGGCATTACTTCGCTGGAAAAAGAGCGGGGTACTGTGTCGCTGGAAGAGGTAAGGGAAAGCATGCGCAGGCATATCACCATATTGCTTTGTAATCAGGAGGAAAAAAGGGATGAAGCCATTGCAGCAAGAGCAGCCGATCAAATTGGGTAA
- a CDS encoding sugar O-acetyltransferase, whose protein sequence is MLSEREKMLRGELYDPFDAELVRGRNRARDLCQDLNATREEQQEERRHILCRLFGQGGDTVWMQPPFFCDYGTNIELGERVFFNFNCVVLDVARVTVGDYTLFGPAVQIYTATHPLDAELRRRQEFAKSIEISSDVWIGGGAILCPGVRIGPRSVIGAGSVVTKDIPDAVFAAGNPCRVIRGLSECDRSSMSG, encoded by the coding sequence ATGTTGTCAGAAAGGGAAAAGATGTTGAGGGGGGAGCTATATGACCCTTTCGATGCAGAACTCGTCCGAGGGCGAAACCGCGCAAGGGATCTCTGCCAGGATCTTAATGCCACTCGCGAGGAGCAACAGGAGGAGCGCCGGCATATCCTGTGCCGGCTCTTCGGCCAGGGCGGCGACACGGTCTGGATGCAACCACCCTTCTTCTGCGACTACGGGACGAACATAGAGCTTGGCGAGCGGGTATTCTTCAACTTCAACTGCGTCGTGCTCGACGTTGCCCGCGTCACAGTTGGGGACTACACACTCTTCGGTCCGGCCGTGCAGATCTATACGGCAACCCACCCGCTCGATGCGGAACTCCGACGCCGGCAGGAGTTCGCCAAGTCAATCGAGATCAGCTCCGATGTATGGATAGGCGGCGGAGCTATTCTCTGCCCGGGAGTGCGAATCGGCCCGCGCTCCGTGATCGGAGCCGGAAGCGTCGTGACGAAGGATATCCCCGACGCGGTTTTTGCGGCCGGCAATCCCTGCCGCGTGATCCGCGGGCTATCCGAGTGCGACCGCTCTTCTATGAGTGGGTGA
- the gcvPB gene encoding aminomethyl-transferring glycine dehydrogenase subunit GcvPB, with translation MKNAPGMSGLILEEGLLWEKGKKGRNGMSIPTSDVPGAELPDELVGDAPDFPDLSEIDVVRHYTRLSQWNFGVDTGTYPLGSCTMKYNPKINEKHAGAPAIVSAHPLLGDEHCQGTLKLMHELQNHLAAITGMDGVSLQPAAGAHGELTGMLIFAAYHKSRGSKRTKILIPDTAHGTNPASASLCGYKPIKVTSGKRGILEANDIRHLMDEETAGIMITNPNTLGLFEENIREISELVHEKGGLVYGDGANMNAIMGIVDLKKCGVDVLHLNLHKTFSTPHGGGGPGAGPICVVEELKKFLPVPRVVFDGNAYSLKDDIPESVGRIHGFFGNFGVLVRAYSYILTMGAENLKKASQYAVLNACYIKERLKGHLHLAYNRPCMHEAVFSDKLQQGSKVTTLDMAKRLMDCGYHPPTIYFPLVVPGAIMIEPTESECLEDLDRFIEVFKEIVKEAKESPELLKSSPTRFKVRRLDETLAARNPCLRG, from the coding sequence ATGAAAAACGCACCCGGAATGAGTGGATTGATTTTAGAGGAAGGGCTGCTGTGGGAGAAGGGGAAAAAAGGAAGAAACGGCATGAGTATACCTACAAGCGATGTTCCAGGCGCTGAGTTGCCTGATGAACTCGTCGGCGATGCCCCTGATTTTCCCGACCTCAGTGAGATAGATGTGGTGCGGCACTATACCAGGCTGTCGCAGTGGAACTTTGGCGTGGATACCGGGACATACCCTCTGGGGTCCTGCACCATGAAATATAATCCCAAGATAAATGAGAAACATGCCGGAGCCCCGGCAATAGTCTCGGCTCATCCACTGCTTGGCGACGAACATTGCCAGGGTACCCTGAAACTGATGCATGAGCTGCAAAACCATCTGGCAGCCATTACCGGCATGGATGGCGTCTCTCTGCAGCCTGCCGCCGGAGCACACGGCGAGTTGACCGGCATGCTTATTTTTGCGGCTTATCACAAAAGCAGAGGCAGTAAAAGGACCAAGATCCTCATACCAGACACGGCTCACGGCACCAACCCGGCTAGCGCTTCCCTGTGCGGCTATAAGCCGATAAAGGTTACATCCGGAAAGCGCGGCATTCTTGAGGCGAATGATATCCGCCACCTGATGGATGAGGAAACCGCGGGTATAATGATCACCAATCCCAACACCCTTGGCCTTTTCGAGGAAAATATCAGAGAAATTTCCGAGCTGGTCCATGAAAAGGGCGGACTTGTCTATGGCGATGGTGCCAATATGAACGCCATCATGGGAATCGTGGACTTGAAAAAATGCGGCGTCGATGTTCTTCACCTCAATCTTCATAAAACCTTTTCCACCCCGCATGGCGGCGGCGGTCCTGGTGCAGGACCGATCTGTGTTGTCGAGGAATTAAAGAAATTCCTGCCGGTGCCCCGCGTTGTGTTCGATGGAAATGCCTATTCACTCAAGGATGATATTCCCGAGAGTGTGGGCCGGATTCATGGATTCTTCGGGAACTTCGGCGTACTTGTCCGAGCTTATAGCTACATCCTCACCATGGGCGCGGAGAATCTGAAGAAGGCGAGCCAATATGCCGTTCTCAATGCCTGCTATATCAAGGAGCGCTTGAAAGGACATCTCCATCTTGCTTACAACAGACCCTGTATGCACGAGGCGGTATTCTCCGATAAGCTGCAGCAGGGGTCCAAGGTAACCACTCTCGATATGGCTAAGCGGCTGATGGATTGCGGCTACCATCCGCCAACCATCTATTTCCCCCTGGTTGTCCCCGGCGCCATCATGATCGAACCTACCGAGAGCGAGTGTCTCGAAGATCTCGACAGATTCATCGAGGTTTTCAAGGAGATCGTCAAAGAGGCGAAAGAGAGTCCGGAACTTCTGAAATCTTCACCGACACGGTTCAAAGTCAGGCGTCTCGATGAAACCCTGGCTGCCAGAAATCCCTGTCTGCGCGGCTAA
- a CDS encoding mechanosensitive ion channel family protein, with protein MNPYPDRLHETLRWLDKRYDCGIKKHPVVHMPLYLRQFHVPLLLAALIFCLSSLIVLGISVSPSSAQQANSTEEITVPAEGSGDRINILPAADDEAIEERLIKILEATGWFVDIAVEVEEGVVFLDGSTNTEDYRKWAGELSRKISDVAAVVNRIQIIEPSVWDMTPMFNELHGMWKASLKRLPRLGVAVAVLLLFLLVVRVVVNYFSKILSSHMKPLLRDVASRILTILAILIGFYFALQIAGLSRLATTVLGGTGIAGLVAGIAFRDILENYLASILISIRNPFRIGDMVEINEHTGVVEKVTTRGTVLMNLDGNHVQIPNSIVYKSIIRNYTANPNCRGMFEVGIGFDNEISSAQKIVFAILVEHPAVLDNPEALVLVDSLGSATVKLKVYFWYDGTVHDKLKLKSSLTRLVKRAFEKENISMPDEAREVVFPQGVPVQMEQPQPVERVQQKESIDPLKSEELSTTSEGDLSSEDMQLRLQARASRTPEEGKDLLQEE; from the coding sequence TTGAACCCATATCCCGACAGGCTGCACGAAACTCTAAGATGGCTGGATAAAAGGTATGATTGCGGAATAAAAAAACATCCTGTCGTTCATATGCCCCTGTATCTGCGTCAATTCCATGTGCCGCTTCTTCTTGCTGCATTGATCTTTTGCCTCTCCAGCCTCATCGTCCTGGGAATATCGGTCAGTCCCTCTTCCGCACAGCAGGCCAATTCTACCGAAGAAATAACCGTTCCCGCTGAAGGCAGTGGCGATAGAATCAATATTCTACCGGCTGCCGACGATGAGGCCATTGAAGAACGGTTAATCAAAATCCTCGAGGCCACCGGGTGGTTTGTCGATATCGCCGTCGAGGTCGAAGAGGGTGTGGTCTTTCTGGACGGAAGCACGAATACGGAAGATTATCGCAAATGGGCCGGCGAGCTTTCCCGGAAGATTTCAGATGTTGCCGCTGTGGTCAATCGTATCCAGATCATCGAGCCTTCCGTCTGGGACATGACTCCGATGTTCAATGAACTGCACGGAATGTGGAAAGCTTCTCTCAAGAGGCTGCCGCGCCTGGGGGTGGCTGTCGCGGTTCTGCTCCTTTTCCTGCTGGTTGTCAGAGTTGTCGTCAATTACTTCAGTAAAATTTTAAGCAGTCACATGAAGCCGCTGCTGCGCGATGTGGCATCGCGGATCCTGACGATTCTGGCCATCCTCATCGGCTTTTACTTTGCTCTGCAGATCGCCGGACTTTCACGCCTTGCCACCACTGTCCTTGGGGGGACAGGTATTGCCGGACTTGTTGCGGGAATTGCCTTTCGCGATATCCTGGAAAATTATCTGGCAAGTATCCTGATCAGCATTCGTAATCCTTTCCGTATCGGCGATATGGTCGAGATAAACGAGCATACCGGAGTCGTCGAGAAGGTAACCACCCGGGGAACGGTTCTGATGAACCTGGACGGCAATCATGTGCAGATTCCAAATTCCATTGTTTATAAATCGATTATCCGCAACTATACCGCCAATCCCAATTGCCGGGGAATGTTCGAGGTGGGGATAGGATTCGACAACGAAATCTCCTCTGCCCAGAAAATTGTGTTTGCAATACTTGTTGAACATCCAGCGGTGCTCGACAATCCCGAGGCTCTGGTTCTGGTCGACAGCCTTGGCTCGGCTACAGTGAAGCTGAAAGTCTATTTTTGGTATGACGGTACAGTCCATGACAAATTGAAACTTAAATCCTCCCTGACGCGCTTGGTCAAACGTGCCTTTGAAAAAGAAAATATTTCCATGCCTGATGAGGCCAGGGAAGTGGTGTTTCCCCAAGGGGTGCCGGTGCAAATGGAACAGCCACAACCGGTTGAGCGGGTACAGCAAAAAGAAAGTATCGATCCCCTGAAATCGGAAGAACTCAGCACTACCTCTGAGGGCGATTTGTCCAGCGAAGATATGCAGCTGCGGTTGCAGGCCCGGGCTTCCAGAACTCCTGAAGAGGGGAAGGACCTGCTTCAGGAAGAATGA
- the lipA gene encoding lipoyl synthase, translating to MKPLQQEQPIKLGKPKWLKRKLPTGPEYEEIRKLLKNGCLTTVCQEAQCPNQFECFSKGTATFMILGEKCTRNCRFCAVGNGPDGPPDDTEPLRVAQAIKKMKLKYAVITSVTRDDLEDGGASFFISTLNEIRSQSPGTLIEILIPDLQGNWAALRRIAAARPDVLNHNIETVARLYSEVRPQAIYARSLELLAEVKKSYPRMVTKSGIMVGLGETLEELETAMDDLLQVDCDILTLGQYLQPSRHHLPVHEFVTPQMFADLQDIALRKGFAGVASGPSVRSSYEAGVLYKKALENQSS from the coding sequence ATGAAGCCATTGCAGCAAGAGCAGCCGATCAAATTGGGTAAACCCAAATGGCTCAAACGCAAACTGCCGACAGGGCCGGAATATGAAGAAATCAGGAAGCTTCTGAAAAACGGCTGCTTGACCACGGTCTGCCAGGAGGCGCAGTGCCCCAATCAATTCGAATGTTTTTCCAAGGGTACGGCAACCTTTATGATACTGGGGGAAAAGTGTACCCGGAACTGCCGCTTCTGTGCCGTCGGTAATGGGCCGGACGGCCCGCCCGATGATACCGAGCCCCTGCGTGTTGCCCAGGCGATAAAAAAAATGAAGCTCAAATACGCCGTCATCACCTCGGTGACGCGAGATGATCTGGAGGATGGCGGTGCCTCTTTTTTCATCTCGACCCTCAATGAAATACGCAGCCAGTCGCCCGGGACGCTGATTGAAATCCTTATTCCCGACCTCCAGGGAAACTGGGCTGCCCTCCGCCGTATCGCTGCGGCACGGCCGGATGTCCTCAATCACAACATTGAAACGGTTGCCCGGCTTTATTCTGAGGTTCGCCCTCAGGCGATATATGCACGATCCCTGGAACTTCTCGCCGAGGTGAAGAAGAGTTATCCCAGGATGGTGACCAAAAGCGGCATTATGGTGGGACTGGGAGAAACTTTGGAAGAATTGGAAACGGCGATGGATGATCTTCTGCAGGTTGACTGCGATATTCTTACCCTCGGACAATACCTGCAACCATCGCGACACCATCTGCCGGTGCATGAGTTTGTAACTCCGCAAATGTTTGCCGACCTGCAGGACATCGCCTTGCGTAAGGGTTTCGCGGGAGTTGCCTCAGGGCCGTCCGTGCGCAGCAGTTATGAGGCTGGGGTTCTTTATAAAAAAGCCTTGGAAAATCAGAGCTCTTGA
- a CDS encoding universal stress protein: MSERILMPLDGSKLGEAALSYVDELISRLAPGETVEITLFHVITTVRHNISYQGGGSVSIPYTEEELAKFKDEAKAYLERVSRRLQSTKIALACKVAVNENPAEAIIEAEKEVNADLIAMATHGRSGLSRFAIGSVADKVMRGGGVPVLMVRSSED, from the coding sequence ATGTCAGAGAGAATACTTATGCCATTGGATGGCTCAAAATTAGGTGAAGCGGCTCTTTCCTACGTAGATGAACTCATCTCTCGATTAGCTCCTGGTGAAACTGTCGAAATTACGTTGTTTCATGTGATAACTACCGTTCGGCATAACATTAGTTATCAAGGCGGAGGAAGTGTTTCAATCCCTTACACGGAGGAAGAGCTGGCGAAATTCAAAGATGAAGCAAAAGCCTATCTTGAGAGAGTGAGCAGGCGCCTGCAAAGCACGAAGATAGCTCTAGCATGTAAAGTTGCGGTTAATGAGAATCCTGCGGAAGCGATAATAGAGGCTGAAAAAGAGGTGAACGCAGATCTGATTGCCATGGCAACTCATGGAAGAAGCGGCCTCTCTCGATTCGCCATCGGGAGTGTTGCTGATAAAGTAATGCGGGGAGGTGGAGTACCGGTATTAATGGTTAGATCGAGTGAAGATTAA
- a CDS encoding amphi-Trp domain-containing protein, whose protein sequence is MKPERDVEKEYPKAEFVAKLRRLADAIEQGKRFEIQIAGERIYVPVRAEFFIEHERSDDQEEIEFQIKWEREEVNHGSCLLW, encoded by the coding sequence ATGAAACCAGAACGAGATGTAGAGAAAGAATATCCGAAAGCCGAATTCGTGGCCAAGCTGCGGCGTCTGGCCGACGCCATAGAACAGGGCAAGCGATTCGAGATACAGATTGCAGGTGAGCGCATCTATGTGCCTGTCCGGGCTGAATTCTTCATTGAGCATGAGCGTTCGGATGATCAAGAGGAAATCGAGTTTCAGATCAAGTGGGAGCGCGAGGAAGTTAATCACGGCTCTTGCTTACTCTGGTGA
- a CDS encoding DUF1294 domain-containing protein — MESEIGKITTWNDEKGYGFITSRSGGKNIFIHVNDFSKEHKRPIQGLSVTFDRKTDPRGRTYATNIYPLKGHKKINKADSQLLFSIMFSSTFFTVIGILVIINKLSIIIMGAYTIFSLAAFVMYKKDKSAAQWDEWRTPESTLHLISLIGGWPGALIAQNKLRHKSKKISFKAVYWATVLINCGALAWLLTTEGSLTFNALIQKVNFG; from the coding sequence ATGGAATCAGAAATCGGAAAAATCACTACGTGGAACGATGAAAAAGGTTACGGTTTCATAACATCAAGATCCGGTGGAAAAAATATTTTTATTCATGTCAATGATTTCAGTAAAGAGCATAAGCGACCGATTCAAGGTCTATCAGTCACATTTGACCGAAAAACTGACCCAAGAGGGCGAACTTATGCTACTAATATTTATCCACTGAAAGGGCATAAAAAAATTAACAAGGCTGATAGTCAGCTTTTATTCTCAATAATGTTCTCAAGCACATTTTTCACAGTCATCGGCATATTGGTGATAATCAATAAGCTGTCTATCATAATTATGGGTGCTTACACAATTTTTAGTCTGGCGGCTTTCGTAATGTACAAAAAGGACAAATCTGCAGCCCAATGGGATGAATGGAGAACGCCGGAAAGCACTTTGCATTTGATTTCCCTTATCGGCGGTTGGCCTGGCGCGCTTATTGCTCAAAACAAACTGAGACATAAATCTAAAAAAATCTCTTTCAAAGCAGTATATTGGGCAACGGTTTTGATCAACTGCGGCGCTTTAGCCTGGCTCTTGACCACCGAAGGCTCATTGACGTTTAATGCCTTGATTCAAAAAGTGAATTTTGGCTAA
- the ribB gene encoding 3,4-dihydroxy-2-butanone-4-phosphate synthase yields the protein MNQSSVPYSSSSIIKNKETGSSLKADKPGSISCLAGPICQFGNATERVEKALAALQAGEGVLVVDDEDRENEGDLIYSAEHLTPGQMALMIRECSGIVCLCLTDERVTKLGLSPMVANNNSANQTAFTISIEAREGVTTGVSAADRVTTIKTAVAEDAKAEDLCHPGHVFPLRARPGGVLERRGHTEATVDLMKLAGLAPAGVLCELTNLDGSMSRLPEIVAFAEKHDMVVLTVEDIVEYREAMMVPA from the coding sequence ATGAATCAGTCTTCAGTACCTTACTCATCAAGCAGCATCATAAAAAACAAGGAAACGGGAAGTAGTTTAAAGGCCGATAAACCAGGCAGCATCTCCTGTTTAGCGGGACCGATCTGCCAATTCGGTAATGCAACCGAACGGGTGGAAAAAGCACTTGCAGCTCTGCAGGCGGGTGAAGGTGTTCTTGTCGTTGATGATGAAGACCGTGAAAATGAAGGGGATTTGATCTATTCCGCTGAACATCTGACGCCGGGTCAAATGGCGTTGATGATACGTGAGTGCAGCGGAATCGTATGTCTATGCCTCACCGATGAAAGAGTAACAAAGCTTGGGCTCTCCCCGATGGTCGCCAATAACAACAGTGCCAACCAGACTGCCTTTACCATATCAATAGAGGCCAGAGAAGGCGTGACCACTGGTGTATCCGCAGCCGACAGAGTCACCACCATAAAAACAGCTGTCGCAGAAGATGCCAAGGCGGAGGATCTCTGTCATCCCGGTCATGTCTTTCCTTTAAGAGCTCGGCCCGGTGGAGTGCTGGAACGGCGCGGTCATACCGAAGCCACGGTTGATCTTATGAAGCTTGCCGGCCTTGCACCGGCCGGGGTGCTCTGTGAATTGACCAACCTCGATGGCAGCATGTCGCGCCTTCCCGAAATTGTTGCCTTTGCGGAGAAGCATGATATGGTTGTGCTGACGGTAGAGGATATCGTGGAGTATCGAGAAGCCATGATGGTCCCGGCCTGA
- a CDS encoding NAD(P)H-dependent oxidoreductase — MKISVILAHPDKASFNHAIASILVEQLEINRHDVSFHDLYAENFCPLLASEEIAKEAVLPETVKSHCEEVREADGIIVIHPNWWGQPPAIMKGWIDRVIRPGIAYEFLEGDSGEGIPNGLLQAEAAVVFNTSNTMPEREHQIFADPLETIWRNCIFGLCGVDNFYRRTFSTVVDSTESERQEWLNEARTLIDKIFPEVERTT; from the coding sequence ATGAAAATATCAGTCATCCTTGCTCATCCTGATAAGGCGAGCTTCAATCATGCAATTGCATCGATCCTCGTCGAGCAGCTCGAAATTAACAGGCACGATGTATCTTTCCACGACCTCTATGCGGAAAACTTTTGCCCTCTGCTCGCAAGTGAGGAGATTGCGAAGGAAGCAGTATTGCCGGAGACAGTTAAAAGCCATTGCGAGGAAGTCCGAGAGGCAGACGGTATTATTGTCATTCATCCCAACTGGTGGGGGCAGCCTCCGGCGATAATGAAGGGTTGGATTGATCGGGTGATCCGTCCGGGGATAGCTTACGAATTTCTGGAAGGCGATTCCGGCGAAGGTATCCCAAATGGCCTGTTACAGGCGGAAGCCGCTGTCGTCTTCAACACCTCAAACACCATGCCGGAAAGGGAACATCAAATCTTTGCAGACCCGCTCGAGACAATATGGCGGAACTGCATCTTCGGCTTATGCGGAGTTGATAACTTTTATCGCCGTACATTCAGCACAGTGGTGGACAGCACGGAAAGCGAGCGGCAGGAATGGTTAAACGAGGCAAGAACATTGATTGACAAGATATTCCCTGAAGTAGAAAGAACCACATGA
- the gcvPA gene encoding aminomethyl-transferring glycine dehydrogenase subunit GcvPA: MRYLPHTDEEIQTMMSRIGVKNFEELFPTVPQECRHEGPMDLPEPHSEWELDAHMAEIGAMMQVGPEFTTLIGAGSYHHNIPVIIPYLTSRSEFLTAYTPYQAEMAQGTLQGVFEYQTLTARLLGVDVANASMYDGASALAEALLMTLRLKKKTKKVAVSRAVHPHYRQVVETYLHPTEFELVELPCLADGTTDLSSLADITDLAGVAIQSPNFFGVIEDMEKAAATIHDNDALCVACFTEPLAFGLLKNPGSQGADIVCGEGQSFGIGRSFGGPGLGMFGCKQEFVRSIPGRLVGETTDLEGRRGFVLTLSTREQHIRREKATSNICSNQGINTITAAMYMAALGQKGIRELARLNYDKCSYLKNRLVEAGAKLVFDSATFNEFVVEFPGGFSESHQRLFKDKIVAGLELGRFYPELEGRYLFCVTETASRKVLDTVVGEVKS, translated from the coding sequence ATGCGCTACCTACCACATACCGATGAAGAAATACAGACGATGATGTCGCGGATCGGCGTAAAGAATTTCGAAGAATTGTTTCCCACTGTTCCACAGGAATGCAGACACGAAGGCCCGATGGACCTGCCTGAACCCCACAGTGAGTGGGAACTCGATGCTCATATGGCGGAAATTGGGGCGATGATGCAGGTTGGTCCGGAGTTTACCACTCTTATCGGAGCAGGCAGCTATCACCATAATATCCCGGTGATCATCCCCTATCTGACCAGCCGGTCGGAATTTCTGACCGCCTATACCCCGTACCAGGCGGAAATGGCCCAGGGTACGCTGCAGGGAGTTTTTGAGTATCAGACCCTCACCGCCAGGCTGCTGGGAGTCGATGTTGCCAACGCCTCCATGTATGACGGCGCCTCAGCGCTGGCCGAGGCCCTGCTGATGACCTTGCGTCTGAAGAAGAAAACGAAGAAGGTAGCGGTGTCCAGGGCCGTTCATCCCCACTACAGGCAGGTGGTCGAAACCTATCTGCATCCCACTGAGTTCGAGCTGGTTGAATTGCCCTGTCTGGCAGATGGCACCACGGATCTTTCCTCACTCGCGGACATTACCGATCTGGCCGGGGTTGCCATACAGTCTCCCAATTTCTTCGGAGTAATAGAAGATATGGAAAAAGCCGCCGCAACCATTCATGATAATGATGCCCTTTGTGTCGCCTGCTTTACCGAACCGCTGGCTTTCGGATTGCTGAAAAATCCCGGAAGTCAGGGAGCTGACATTGTCTGTGGAGAAGGGCAGAGCTTTGGCATCGGCCGATCATTCGGAGGTCCGGGGCTGGGCATGTTTGGCTGTAAGCAGGAGTTCGTGCGCAGTATACCGGGGCGGCTGGTCGGTGAAACGACAGATCTCGAGGGCAGGCGCGGTTTCGTCCTGACTCTGTCAACCCGTGAACAGCATATCCGAAGGGAAAAGGCTACTTCGAATATCTGTTCGAACCAGGGTATCAACACCATAACCGCGGCCATGTACATGGCTGCTCTTGGTCAGAAGGGCATCCGGGAGTTGGCGCGGCTCAACTATGATAAATGCTCTTATCTGAAGAACAGGCTGGTGGAAGCCGGTGCGAAACTGGTTTTCGATTCAGCGACTTTTAATGAATTCGTGGTTGAATTTCCCGGTGGTTTCAGCGAATCTCATCAGAGGTTGTTCAAAGATAAAATTGTTGCCGGTTTAGAGCTTGGTCGTTTTTACCCGGAGCTTGAAGGCAGGTATCTGTTTTGTGTAACCGAGACAGCATCCAGAAAAGTGCTGGATACCGTTGTCGGGGAGGTGAAGTCATGA
- the gcvH gene encoding glycine cleavage system protein GcvH: protein MKELEELKLPEDVSYTKEHEWAKIEGDVVLIGITDYAQDQLGDIVFVEMPEEGDSFSSGEEFGTLESVKAVSELYIPVSGEIVAVNEELEDTPELLNQDPYGGWIIKVKPDNMEEMDDLLDHDAYLKILEGE from the coding sequence ATGAAAGAACTGGAAGAGTTAAAACTACCGGAAGATGTATCTTACACCAAGGAACATGAGTGGGCCAAGATTGAGGGTGATGTGGTTCTTATCGGCATTACCGATTATGCCCAGGATCAGTTGGGCGATATCGTTTTTGTGGAGATGCCGGAGGAGGGTGACAGCTTCAGTTCCGGTGAAGAGTTTGGTACGCTGGAGTCCGTCAAGGCCGTGTCTGAGCTCTACATTCCGGTGAGCGGAGAGATCGTAGCGGTTAATGAAGAGCTTGAAGATACCCCTGAACTGCTCAACCAGGACCCTTACGGCGGCTGGATAATCAAGGTCAAGCCGGATAACATGGAAGAGATGGATGATCTGCTCGACCATGATGCCTACCTGAAAATCCTCGAGGGGGAATGA
- a CDS encoding DUF1330 domain-containing protein translates to MSNPVYALNLFNVSDKEEYLAYSRRSAGEVQAHGGCVVALGKFRETVAGDIAPRSVLIVVEWESREAFQRYCYDPALEDLHPHRVNGTSNYVWHLFDKLADLRPLLQEY, encoded by the coding sequence ATGAGTAATCCGGTTTACGCATTAAATTTGTTCAATGTCTCCGATAAAGAAGAATATTTGGCGTATTCGAGACGTTCGGCCGGAGAAGTGCAGGCCCATGGGGGATGTGTTGTCGCTCTTGGGAAATTTCGAGAGACTGTAGCAGGAGACATAGCGCCCAGATCGGTACTCATAGTCGTTGAGTGGGAATCCCGGGAGGCATTCCAGAGATATTGCTATGACCCCGCCCTTGAAGACCTACATCCACACCGAGTCAACGGAACAAGCAATTATGTCTGGCACCTCTTTGACAAACTGGCTGATTTAAGGCCCTTATTGCAGGAATATTGA